Proteins from a single region of Butyrivibrio fibrisolvens:
- the aspS gene encoding aspartate--tRNA ligase: MQSRTHTCGELRLSDAGKKVKLCGWLENFREVGAELGFVVIRDFYGTTQVVAENADMVKQFKAITKESTISVEGVVRERSSKNPKQETGDIEVVPEKVEILGRCRYSELPFEINHSREADETARLKYRYLDLRNPEVKKNIILRSQIIAALRSSMLDHGFMEITTPILTASSPEGARDYLVPARKHPGKFYALPQAPQQFKQLLMVSGIDRYFQIAPCFRDEDARGDRSPGEFYQLDMEMAFASQEDVFAVIEDVLPPIFAKYGTYNRASGAPFVRIPYLEALEKYGTDKPDLRIDLTVSDVTDLLRTPDFAPFADGVIKAVVISDFHESRKFIDKTMEAVEVQSGNKGYWFRVDENGELVGGISKFVAPKKDEVVKALSLESNTLVVLSAGDKGAAVKTAGVLVKTFGAAVPGHMDKEQYAFCWIVDFPMYEIGEESGELEFCHNPFSMPSGGLDILLKAEKGEVDPLTIMADQYDLVVNGVELSSGAVRNHDPEIMIKAFELVRLGEEDVKKKFPAMYNAFCYGAPPHAGIAPGVDRMIMLLAAEESIREIIPFPMNKNAQDVMMGAPSFVTDKQLEELHIKTTATEEE; encoded by the coding sequence ATGCAGTCCCGTACTCATACATGCGGAGAATTAAGACTGTCAGACGCAGGCAAGAAGGTTAAGCTGTGCGGATGGCTTGAGAATTTCAGAGAAGTAGGAGCCGAGCTTGGATTCGTTGTAATCCGTGACTTCTATGGTACAACACAGGTTGTAGCTGAGAATGCTGATATGGTTAAGCAGTTCAAGGCAATCACTAAGGAATCAACTATTTCTGTAGAAGGTGTAGTAAGAGAGCGTAGCTCTAAGAACCCTAAGCAGGAGACTGGTGATATTGAGGTCGTTCCTGAAAAGGTAGAGATCCTTGGACGCTGCCGCTATAGCGAGCTTCCTTTTGAGATCAATCACAGCCGCGAAGCAGACGAGACAGCAAGGCTTAAATATAGATATCTTGACCTCAGAAACCCTGAAGTTAAGAAGAATATCATCTTAAGATCACAGATCATTGCAGCACTTAGAAGCTCAATGCTTGATCATGGATTTATGGAGATCACAACTCCTATCCTTACAGCATCATCACCTGAAGGCGCAAGAGACTATCTTGTACCTGCTCGTAAGCATCCGGGTAAGTTCTATGCACTTCCTCAGGCTCCTCAGCAGTTCAAGCAGCTTCTCATGGTTTCAGGTATTGACCGTTACTTCCAGATTGCTCCTTGCTTCCGTGATGAGGATGCAAGAGGTGACAGATCACCGGGAGAATTCTACCAGCTTGATATGGAGATGGCATTTGCATCTCAGGAAGACGTATTTGCAGTAATCGAGGATGTTCTTCCTCCTATCTTTGCCAAGTACGGTACATATAACAGAGCATCAGGTGCTCCTTTTGTAAGAATTCCTTATCTTGAAGCTTTAGAGAAATACGGAACAGATAAACCTGATCTTCGTATCGATCTTACAGTTTCAGATGTTACAGATCTTCTTCGTACACCTGATTTCGCTCCATTTGCTGATGGCGTTATCAAGGCTGTTGTTATTTCTGACTTCCATGAAAGCCGTAAGTTCATCGACAAGACAATGGAAGCTGTAGAAGTTCAGTCAGGTAACAAGGGTTACTGGTTCAGAGTAGATGAAAATGGCGAGCTTGTTGGTGGTATCTCCAAGTTCGTAGCTCCTAAGAAGGATGAAGTTGTTAAGGCACTTTCACTTGAGTCTAACACACTTGTAGTTCTTTCTGCAGGAGATAAGGGCGCAGCAGTTAAGACTGCAGGTGTTCTTGTTAAGACATTTGGTGCAGCTGTTCCTGGTCACATGGACAAAGAGCAGTACGCATTCTGCTGGATAGTTGACTTCCCTATGTACGAGATCGGTGAAGAGTCTGGCGAACTTGAGTTCTGCCACAATCCTTTCTCAATGCCTTCAGGTGGTCTTGATATCCTTCTTAAGGCAGAAAAAGGTGAGGTTGATCCTCTTACAATCATGGCAGATCAGTACGACCTTGTTGTTAACGGCGTAGAGCTTTCATCAGGTGCTGTTCGTAACCACGATCCTGAGATCATGATCAAGGCATTCGAACTTGTAAGACTTGGTGAAGAGGACGTTAAGAAGAAGTTCCCTGCTATGTACAACGCATTCTGCTATGGCGCACCGCCACACGCAGGTATCGCTCCTGGAGTAGACCGTATGATAATGCTTCTTGCAGCAGAAGAGTCTATCAGAGAGATCATTCCGTTCCCTATGAACAAGAATGCTCAGGATGTAATGATGGGAGCACCCAGCTTTGTAACAGACAAGCAGCTTGAAGAGCTTCACATCAAGACTACAGCTACAGAAGAAGAGTAA
- the fliB gene encoding flagellin lysine-N-methylase encodes MTIKDTFLSPDYYPSFSCKGPDCRHTCCNGLTINMSQQEYFKLVGLSCSDELRQGLDLAIKPLSNPDPYKYAELCHDFFGNCRMLMDNGFCRLQYECGEDVMTYACRYFPRSPRLNISPRVACSCGCEKTIEMLMDSKENISTTSGEYSFDLAGEEVKSESVTKDELEKIQNYLFEILQNKDIDIDKKIADIRAFLESQDSQDYQNYATVENDTDQHFSDHENVANSFFKSINICTFVKIAEFVKDQYYTMADYCDAFLQVAESDDPLDTLKANRDKLYSTFPELDTWICKMFINDIFYTQFPFSEKDMTLSQAGQLLECEVRFLQMLLYSNVDNISSRDDFVDLCMYYFRMADFTPFSHNALVLMNKND; translated from the coding sequence ATGACAATTAAAGATACTTTTCTTAGTCCGGATTATTATCCCAGTTTTTCATGCAAAGGACCTGATTGCCGCCATACATGCTGCAACGGTCTTACTATCAATATGTCCCAGCAGGAATATTTCAAGCTGGTCGGTTTGTCATGCTCTGATGAGCTAAGACAGGGACTTGATCTTGCCATCAAACCTCTTTCCAATCCCGATCCATACAAATATGCAGAGCTTTGCCATGACTTTTTTGGCAATTGTCGTATGCTTATGGATAACGGATTTTGCCGCCTTCAGTATGAGTGCGGTGAGGATGTGATGACTTATGCCTGCAGATATTTCCCAAGAAGCCCTCGTCTTAATATTTCGCCAAGAGTAGCATGCTCCTGCGGATGCGAAAAAACGATCGAGATGCTGATGGATTCTAAAGAGAATATATCCACAACTTCAGGTGAATATTCCTTTGATCTGGCAGGAGAAGAAGTAAAATCTGAATCTGTTACAAAAGATGAACTGGAAAAAATACAGAATTACCTCTTTGAGATTCTTCAAAATAAAGATATTGATATAGATAAAAAGATTGCTGATATAAGAGCCTTTCTTGAAAGCCAGGATTCTCAAGATTACCAAAACTATGCAACGGTAGAGAACGATACTGATCAGCATTTTTCTGATCATGAAAACGTAGCGAACTCCTTTTTTAAATCCATTAATATCTGTACATTTGTAAAGATAGCAGAATTCGTCAAAGATCAGTACTATACGATGGCTGATTACTGCGACGCATTTTTACAAGTTGCAGAAAGCGATGATCCGTTAGATACATTAAAAGCTAATAGAGATAAACTCTACTCCACTTTCCCGGAACTTGATACCTGGATATGTAAGATGTTCATTAATGATATCTTCTATACCCAGTTTCCTTTTTCAGAGAAGGATATGACTCTTTCACAGGCAGGACAACTTCTTGAATGTGAGGTTCGCTTTTTGCAGATGCTCCTTTACTCTAATGTAGATAACATTTCCAGTAGGGACGATTTTGTAGACCTGTGTATGTATTACTTCAGAATGGCAGATTTTACGCCCTTTTCTCATAACGCGCTTGTGCTCATGAACAAAAATGATTAA
- a CDS encoding immunoglobulin-like domain-containing protein translates to MKRDNKDLLRAMSDIDDKFIQEVLNEDLDDESIQKTLNENFDDKHIQDALDALTKEETGKVVDINASKRRRRKAIWSVVAVAAACFLGLTAINVLDIGVKTSHETASTDSAAPAGGDGAAVPQSVDSAPKSEESSESADDSVEMAPIHEGDAAVNSAQTGGAESAQESAEPAEDAASIDEQAQAGEEAESDNDIKDAESEIYEAKIPELGLTLKVNDPTATGATLVWKQKGGNATGSLEFSKAYRIERFDGTKWTLVDIDDDVAFEDIAMNIEEDGTTEYELDWSSVYGELPSGTYRIVMTVNDYRGAGDYDTYTITAEFDL, encoded by the coding sequence ATGAAAAGAGATAATAAAGATCTGCTGCGTGCAATGAGTGACATTGATGACAAGTTTATACAGGAAGTTCTTAATGAAGACCTTGATGATGAGTCTATTCAGAAGACTTTAAATGAAAACTTTGATGACAAGCATATTCAGGATGCACTGGATGCTTTAACAAAGGAAGAAACAGGTAAGGTTGTAGATATAAATGCCTCAAAACGCAGGAGAAGAAAAGCTATATGGAGCGTGGTTGCCGTGGCAGCAGCATGCTTCCTTGGATTAACAGCTATCAATGTTCTTGATATAGGTGTTAAGACATCGCATGAGACAGCTTCTACTGATTCTGCAGCACCGGCTGGAGGAGATGGAGCAGCAGTTCCGCAGTCAGTTGATTCAGCTCCAAAATCTGAAGAGTCAAGTGAGTCAGCGGATGATAGCGTGGAGATGGCACCAATACATGAAGGTGACGCAGCTGTGAATAGTGCGCAAACTGGCGGAGCAGAAAGTGCTCAGGAGAGTGCAGAACCTGCTGAAGACGCTGCAAGTATAGACGAGCAGGCACAGGCCGGTGAAGAAGCGGAATCAGATAACGATATAAAGGATGCAGAAAGTGAAATCTATGAAGCAAAGATCCCTGAACTGGGACTGACACTTAAAGTAAATGATCCGACTGCGACAGGAGCAACACTTGTATGGAAGCAAAAGGGCGGAAATGCTACCGGCAGTTTAGAGTTTTCTAAAGCGTATAGGATCGAAAGATTCGACGGTACAAAGTGGACTTTAGTTGATATAGATGATGATGTGGCATTCGAAGATATAGCTATGAATATAGAAGAAGACGGTACCACAGAATATGAACTCGACTGGAGTAGTGTATACGGAGAACTTCCTTCAGGCACATACAGAATCGTAATGACAGTTAACGATTACAGAGGTGCTGGAGACTACGATACATATACAATAACTGCAGAATTTGATCTTTAA
- a CDS encoding RNA polymerase sigma factor, whose product MGYLMEDSTIIELYFDRNEDAIVQTKNKYGRMLSSISMRILHSLEDADECENDTYLKTWNVIPPQRPDIFSAFLSRIVRNLSLDRYDMMHADKRGNAQVGVLLDELAEVIADDKAGDSDSARELSEILNRFLSEQKELTRKMFIRRYYFGYSVAEIAEKYDLTESNVKMTLLRVRNKLKDYLEKEGVTV is encoded by the coding sequence ATGGGATATCTTATGGAAGACAGTACGATCATAGAGTTGTACTTTGATAGAAACGAGGATGCTATAGTACAGACCAAAAACAAATATGGAAGGATGCTAAGCAGTATCTCCATGCGCATTCTTCACAGCCTTGAAGATGCGGATGAGTGTGAGAATGATACTTACCTTAAGACATGGAATGTTATTCCTCCGCAGAGGCCTGATATTTTTTCTGCCTTTCTGTCAAGGATCGTAAGAAACCTGTCCCTGGACCGCTACGATATGATGCATGCGGATAAGAGAGGTAATGCACAGGTGGGAGTACTACTTGATGAACTTGCAGAAGTAATTGCAGATGATAAGGCTGGGGATAGCGACAGCGCGCGTGAACTTAGTGAGATCCTTAACCGTTTTTTGTCTGAGCAAAAAGAGCTTACCCGTAAGATGTTCATAAGAAGATACTATTTTGGCTATAGCGTTGCTGAGATAGCTGAAAAGTATGACCTTACAGAGAGTAATGTCAAAATGACCCTGCTTCGTGTCCGCAATAAACTAAAGGATTATCTTGAGAAAGAAGGTGTCACTGTATGA
- a CDS encoding HD domain-containing protein translates to MKIDKEHVKSVFAGYVADYDITDTKVKLKVEHTYRVADLCEMIAKSLKLSDEDVDLAWLLGMFHDVGRFEQLRRYNTFEDSVSVNHAALSADILFVDGHVRDYIEDDTEDKLMEKAIRLHNVYELPKALTERELMYSQILRDADKIDILKVNCDFPMDEIYNMPMEAFYTDDISPKVLEDSLNHLNVNRSHTVTSIDHLVGHISLVYGLVYPASVAEAMRQGFIEQMLSFESRNPQAQEAMQKIRDCVHKYMDERVKEIQK, encoded by the coding sequence ATGAAAATAGATAAAGAACACGTGAAAAGTGTATTCGCAGGCTATGTGGCAGATTATGATATTACGGATACCAAGGTAAAACTTAAGGTTGAGCATACATACAGAGTAGCAGACCTTTGCGAGATGATTGCAAAAAGTTTAAAGCTAAGTGATGAAGATGTTGACCTTGCCTGGCTTCTTGGAATGTTCCATGATGTCGGAAGATTTGAACAGTTAAGACGCTATAACACCTTTGAAGATTCCGTATCTGTAAATCATGCCGCACTCAGCGCAGACATCCTTTTTGTAGATGGTCATGTTCGCGATTATATCGAAGACGATACTGAAGATAAGCTTATGGAAAAAGCCATAAGGCTTCATAACGTATATGAACTACCCAAGGCCTTAACAGAAAGAGAACTTATGTATTCTCAGATACTGAGGGATGCAGACAAGATTGACATTCTCAAAGTTAACTGCGACTTCCCGATGGATGAGATCTACAATATGCCTATGGAGGCTTTTTATACAGATGATATAAGCCCAAAAGTTCTTGAAGATTCTCTAAATCATCTTAATGTAAACAGGTCTCATACAGTTACATCAATAGACCACCTTGTAGGACATATATCACTTGTATACGGACTCGTATATCCCGCCAGCGTCGCAGAAGCGATGAGACAAGGTTTCATCGAACAGATGCTATCATTTGAAAGTCGTAACCCACAAGCGCAGGAAGCCATGCAGAAGATCAGGGATTGCGTTCATAAGTACATGGATGAGAGAGTGAAGGAAATCCAAAAATAA